Proteins from a single region of Choloepus didactylus isolate mChoDid1 chromosome 10, mChoDid1.pri, whole genome shotgun sequence:
- the PAXX gene encoding protein PAXX isoform X3 produces MVPPPLVPPLCTLSAGPGPSRFVCYCEGEGGGDAAGFNLQVTDAAELWSTCFTPAGLAALKARFGLSAAEDITHRFRCRVQRLPPGCRHSRCAWQTVCAGWSSGWQPWRRQPPALGKPPGQQGPSSFCQTQIPREATPGLASGDGVPGSRSSTPASRVRSLLVAWTSRTPEAEQKARPTRNEPVRGGAAPGDPPPPVHPAPQARSQQINAPMGLDQALLWGKEVWDAPLGPGIWAGATGC; encoded by the exons ATGGTGCCGCCGCCGCTGGTGCCGCCGCTGTGCACGCTGTCGGCCGGCCCCGGACCCTCCCGCTTCGTGTGCTACTGCGAGGGGGAGGGCGGCGGGGACGCGGCCGGCTTCAACCTGCA GGTGACCGACGCCGCGGAGCTCTGGAGCACCTGCTTCACGCCGGCCGGCCTGGCGGCCCTG AAAGCCCGTTTTGGCCTGAGTGCCGCTGAGGACATCACCCACCGGTTCAG GTGCCGGGTCCAGAGGCTGCCCCCAGGTTGCAGGCACTCACGCTGTGCCTGGCAGACAGTGTGTGCAGGCTGGAGCAGCGGCTGGCAG CCCTGGAGGAGACAACCGCCAGCCCTAGGAAAGCCCCCCGGCCAGCAGGGCCCCAGTTCTTTTTGCCAG ACCCAGATCCCCAGAGAGGCCACCCCGGGCCTGGCGTCAGGAGACGGTGTCCCGGGGAGTCGCTCATCAACCCCGGCTTCAAGAG TAAGAAGCCTGCTGGTGGCGTGGACTTCGAGGACTCCTGAGGCAGAGCAGAAGGCGAGACCCACCAGGAATGAGCCTGTGAGGGGAGGGGCAGCCCCCGGAGACCCCCCACCTCCTGTCCATCCTGCTCCTCAAGCCCGTTCCCAGCAAATAAATGCTCCCATGGGGCTGGACCAGGCTCTGCTCTGGGGGAAGGAGGTCTGGGATGCCCCCTTGGGGCCTGGGATCTGGGCCGGGGCCACAGGATGCTGA
- the PAXX gene encoding protein PAXX isoform X4 encodes MVPPPLVPPLCTLSAGPGPSRFVCYCEGEGGGDAAGFNLQVTDAAELWSTCFTPAGLAALVPGPEAAPRLQALTLCLADSVCRLEQRLAALEETTASPRKAPRPAGPQFFLPDPDPQRGHPGPGVRRRCPGESLINPGFKRSLLVAWTSRTPEAEQKARPTRNEPVRGGAAPGDPPPPVHPAPQARSQQINAPMGLDQALLWGKEVWDAPLGPGIWAGATGC; translated from the exons ATGGTGCCGCCGCCGCTGGTGCCGCCGCTGTGCACGCTGTCGGCCGGCCCCGGACCCTCCCGCTTCGTGTGCTACTGCGAGGGGGAGGGCGGCGGGGACGCGGCCGGCTTCAACCTGCA GGTGACCGACGCCGCGGAGCTCTGGAGCACCTGCTTCACGCCGGCCGGCCTGGCGGCCCTG GTGCCGGGTCCAGAGGCTGCCCCCAGGTTGCAGGCACTCACGCTGTGCCTGGCAGACAGTGTGTGCAGGCTGGAGCAGCGGCTGGCAG CCCTGGAGGAGACAACCGCCAGCCCTAGGAAAGCCCCCCGGCCAGCAGGGCCCCAGTTCTTTTTGCCAG ACCCAGATCCCCAGAGAGGCCACCCCGGGCCTGGCGTCAGGAGACGGTGTCCCGGGGAGTCGCTCATCAACCCCGGCTTCAAGAG AAGCCTGCTGGTGGCGTGGACTTCGAGGACTCCTGAGGCAGAGCAGAAGGCGAGACCCACCAGGAATGAGCCTGTGAGGGGAGGGGCAGCCCCCGGAGACCCCCCACCTCCTGTCCATCCTGCTCCTCAAGCCCGTTCCCAGCAAATAAATGCTCCCATGGGGCTGGACCAGGCTCTGCTCTGGGGGAAGGAGGTCTGGGATGCCCCCTTGGGGCCTGGGATCTGGGCCGGGGCCACAGGATGCTGA
- the PAXX gene encoding protein PAXX isoform X6: MVPPPLVPPLCTLSAGPGPSRFVCYCEGEGGGDAAGFNLQVTDAAELWSTCFTPAGLAALKARFGLSAAEDITHRFRAACEQEAVTLTLQEDRVTLTLSGGPSALTFDLSKVPGPEAAPRLQALTLCLADSVCRLEQRLAALEETTASPRKAPRPAGPQFFLPDPDPQRGHPGPGVRRRCPGESLINPGFKSKKPAGGVDFEDS; encoded by the exons ATGGTGCCGCCGCCGCTGGTGCCGCCGCTGTGCACGCTGTCGGCCGGCCCCGGACCCTCCCGCTTCGTGTGCTACTGCGAGGGGGAGGGCGGCGGGGACGCGGCCGGCTTCAACCTGCA GGTGACCGACGCCGCGGAGCTCTGGAGCACCTGCTTCACGCCGGCCGGCCTGGCGGCCCTG AAAGCCCGTTTTGGCCTGAGTGCCGCTGAGGACATCACCCACCGGTTCAG AGCAGCCTGCGAGCAGGAAGCTGTGACCCTGACACTGCAGGAGGACAGAGTAACCCTGACCCTTTCTGGGGGGCCCTCGGCCCTGACCTTTGACCTCTCAAAGGTGCCGGGTCCAGAGGCTGCCCCCAGGTTGCAGGCACTCACGCTGTGCCTGGCAGACAGTGTGTGCAGGCTGGAGCAGCGGCTGGCAG CCCTGGAGGAGACAACCGCCAGCCCTAGGAAAGCCCCCCGGCCAGCAGGGCCCCAGTTCTTTTTGCCAG ACCCAGATCCCCAGAGAGGCCACCCCGGGCCTGGCGTCAGGAGACGGTGTCCCGGGGAGTCGCTCATCAACCCCGGCTTCAAGAG TAAGAAGCCTGCTGGTGGCGTGGACTTCGAGGACTCCTGA
- the LOC119545404 gene encoding uncharacterized protein LOC119545404 yields the protein MKGTTSPSLTTGPEGHNPNRGQSRMECETETAGDVEDTGLLPAPPVSECPSTLQWVTGQLVTRALSPTDGAGWTNRGAPGSALVTASLTAQVGCPCMNVPASLQLCRTQWSCTHSLRVSNQRRLKQALAPPAPPAQPPALPPAPEQARSLELEPPPGCAQALELGPGALSARETVLEVAPMPSAAVNLEAAPELEPVTSPRPAPALEARPVPPRAGTLAQGERLHPSKRQPVGPSLTSLLRGCCLSLCLRFSLCFMF from the exons ATGAAGGGGACAACATCACCCTCCCTGACCACGGGGCCAGAGGGCCACAACCCCAACAGGGGCCAGAGCAGGATGGAG TGTGAGACTGAGACGGCTGGGGACGTGGAGGACACTGGCCTGCTGCCCGCGCCCCCGGTGAGCGAGTGCCCCTCCACCCTCCAGTGGGTGACAGGTCAGCTGGTCACCAG ggCCTTGTCACCCACGGACGGAGCTGGATGGACCAACCGGGGGGCACCTGGTTCAGCCCTGGTCACTGCCAGCCTCACGGCCCAGGTGGGCTGCCCGTGCATGAACGTTCCGGCCTCGCTGCAGCTGTGCCGAACCCAGTGGTCCTGCACACACAGCTTGAGGGTCTCCAACCAAAGGAGGCTGAAGCAAG CTCTGGCCCCACCTGCTCCACCAGCTCAACCTCCAGCTCTGCCACCAGCACCAGAGCAAGCAAGATctctagagctggagccccctccagggtgtgcccaagctctggagctgggtccAGGTGCACTGTCAGCTCGAGAGACAGTTCTAGAGGTGGCACCGATGCCGTCAGCAGCTGTGAATCTGGAGGCAGCTCCAGAGCTGGAGCCCGTGACAAGTCCACGGCCAGCACCTGCCCTGGAAGCACGGCCAGTCCCCCCTCGGGCAGGGACCCTCGCCCAGGGAGAGCGTCTCCATCCCAGCAAGAGGCAGCCGGTGGGCCCAAGCCTGACCTCTCTCCTGAGAGGGTGTTGTTTATCTTTATGTTTGcgtttttctttatgttttatgttttag
- the CLIC3 gene encoding chloride intracellular channel protein 3 produces MAETAKLQLFVKASEDGESVGHCPSCQRLFMILLLKGVPFTLTTVDTRRSPDVLKDFAPGSQLPILLYDGEAKTDTLQIEEFLEETLGPPDFPSLAPRYRASSTAGNDVFHRFSAFIKNPVPAQDDALYQQLLRALAKLDGYLRAPLEHELAREPQLRESRRRFLDSDQLTLADCGLLPKLHVVDTVCAHFRQAPVPAELRGVRRYLESALQEKEFKYTCPHSAEILAAYRPAVRPR; encoded by the exons ATGGCCGAGACCGCCAAGCTCCAGCTGTTTGTCAAG GCCAGCGAGGATGGTGAGAGCGTGGGGCACTGCCCTTCCTGCCAGCGCCTCTTCATGATCCTGCTCCTCAAAGGCGTACCCTTCACACTCACCACCGTGGACACGCGGAG GTCCCCTGACGTGCTGAAGGACTTCGCCCCGGGCTCGCAGCTGCCCATCCTGCTCTACGATGGCGAAGCCAAGACGGACACGCTGCAAATAGAAGAGTTCCTGGAGGAGACCCTGGGGCCCCCCGA CTTCCCCAGCCTGGCACCCCGCTACAGGGCATCCTCCACGGCGGGCAACGACGTCTTCCACAGGTTCTCTGCGTTCATCAAGAACCCGGTGCCTGCACAGGACGACG ccctctACCAGCAACTGCTGCGCGCCCTCGCCAAGCTGGATGGCTACCTGCGCGCGCCCCTGGAGCACGAGCTGGCGCGGGAGCCGCAGCTGCGCGAGTCCCGCCGCCGCTTCCTGGACAGCGACCAGCTCACACTGGCCGACTGCGGCCTGCTACCCAAGCTGCACGTCGTCGAC ACGGTGTGCGCGCACTTCCGCCAGGCGCCTGTCCCCGCTGAGCTGCGCGGCGTCCGCCGCTACCTGGAGAGCGCGCTGCAGGAGAAGGAGTTCAAGTACACGTGTCCGCACAGCGCCGAGATCTTGGCGGCCTACCGGCCCGCCGTGCGCCCCCGCTAG
- the PAXX gene encoding protein PAXX isoform X2, with amino-acid sequence MVPPPLVPPLCTLSAGPGPSRFVCYCEGEGGGDAAGFNLQVTDAAELWSTCFTPAGLAALKARFGLSAAEDITHRFRAACEQEAVTLTLQEDRVTLTLSGGPSALTFDLSKVPGPEAAPRLQALTLCLADSVCRLEQRLADPDPQRGHPGPGVRRRCPGESLINPGFKRSLLVAWTSRTPEAEQKARPTRNEPVRGGAAPGDPPPPVHPAPQARSQQINAPMGLDQALLWGKEVWDAPLGPGIWAGATGC; translated from the exons ATGGTGCCGCCGCCGCTGGTGCCGCCGCTGTGCACGCTGTCGGCCGGCCCCGGACCCTCCCGCTTCGTGTGCTACTGCGAGGGGGAGGGCGGCGGGGACGCGGCCGGCTTCAACCTGCA GGTGACCGACGCCGCGGAGCTCTGGAGCACCTGCTTCACGCCGGCCGGCCTGGCGGCCCTG AAAGCCCGTTTTGGCCTGAGTGCCGCTGAGGACATCACCCACCGGTTCAG AGCAGCCTGCGAGCAGGAAGCTGTGACCCTGACACTGCAGGAGGACAGAGTAACCCTGACCCTTTCTGGGGGGCCCTCGGCCCTGACCTTTGACCTCTCAAAGGTGCCGGGTCCAGAGGCTGCCCCCAGGTTGCAGGCACTCACGCTGTGCCTGGCAGACAGTGTGTGCAGGCTGGAGCAGCGGCTGGCAG ACCCAGATCCCCAGAGAGGCCACCCCGGGCCTGGCGTCAGGAGACGGTGTCCCGGGGAGTCGCTCATCAACCCCGGCTTCAAGAG AAGCCTGCTGGTGGCGTGGACTTCGAGGACTCCTGAGGCAGAGCAGAAGGCGAGACCCACCAGGAATGAGCCTGTGAGGGGAGGGGCAGCCCCCGGAGACCCCCCACCTCCTGTCCATCCTGCTCCTCAAGCCCGTTCCCAGCAAATAAATGCTCCCATGGGGCTGGACCAGGCTCTGCTCTGGGGGAAGGAGGTCTGGGATGCCCCCTTGGGGCCTGGGATCTGGGCCGGGGCCACAGGATGCTGA
- the PAXX gene encoding protein PAXX isoform X7, whose translation MVPPPLVPPLCTLSAGPGPSRFVCYCEGEGGGDAAGFNLQVTDAAELWSTCFTPAGLAALKARFGLSAAEDITHRFRCRVQRLPPGCRHSRCAWQTVCAGWSSGWQPWRRQPPALGKPPGQQGPSSFCQTQIPREATPGLASGDGVPGSRSSTPASREACWWRGLRGLLRQSRRRDPPGMSL comes from the exons ATGGTGCCGCCGCCGCTGGTGCCGCCGCTGTGCACGCTGTCGGCCGGCCCCGGACCCTCCCGCTTCGTGTGCTACTGCGAGGGGGAGGGCGGCGGGGACGCGGCCGGCTTCAACCTGCA GGTGACCGACGCCGCGGAGCTCTGGAGCACCTGCTTCACGCCGGCCGGCCTGGCGGCCCTG AAAGCCCGTTTTGGCCTGAGTGCCGCTGAGGACATCACCCACCGGTTCAG GTGCCGGGTCCAGAGGCTGCCCCCAGGTTGCAGGCACTCACGCTGTGCCTGGCAGACAGTGTGTGCAGGCTGGAGCAGCGGCTGGCAG CCCTGGAGGAGACAACCGCCAGCCCTAGGAAAGCCCCCCGGCCAGCAGGGCCCCAGTTCTTTTTGCCAG ACCCAGATCCCCAGAGAGGCCACCCCGGGCCTGGCGTCAGGAGACGGTGTCCCGGGGAGTCGCTCATCAACCCCGGCTTCAAGAG AAGCCTGCTGGTGGCGTGGACTTCGAGGACTCCTGAGGCAGAGCAGAAGGCGAGACCCACCAGGAATGAGCCTGTGA
- the PAXX gene encoding protein PAXX isoform X5: MVPPPLVPPLCTLSAGPGPSRFVCYCEGEGGGDAAGFNLQVTDAAELWSTCFTPAGLAALKARFGLSAAEDITHRFRCRVQRLPPGCRHSRCAWQTVCAGWSSGWQTQIPREATPGLASGDGVPGSRSSTPASRVRSLLVAWTSRTPEAEQKARPTRNEPVRGGAAPGDPPPPVHPAPQARSQQINAPMGLDQALLWGKEVWDAPLGPGIWAGATGC, encoded by the exons ATGGTGCCGCCGCCGCTGGTGCCGCCGCTGTGCACGCTGTCGGCCGGCCCCGGACCCTCCCGCTTCGTGTGCTACTGCGAGGGGGAGGGCGGCGGGGACGCGGCCGGCTTCAACCTGCA GGTGACCGACGCCGCGGAGCTCTGGAGCACCTGCTTCACGCCGGCCGGCCTGGCGGCCCTG AAAGCCCGTTTTGGCCTGAGTGCCGCTGAGGACATCACCCACCGGTTCAG GTGCCGGGTCCAGAGGCTGCCCCCAGGTTGCAGGCACTCACGCTGTGCCTGGCAGACAGTGTGTGCAGGCTGGAGCAGCGGCTGGCAG ACCCAGATCCCCAGAGAGGCCACCCCGGGCCTGGCGTCAGGAGACGGTGTCCCGGGGAGTCGCTCATCAACCCCGGCTTCAAGAG TAAGAAGCCTGCTGGTGGCGTGGACTTCGAGGACTCCTGAGGCAGAGCAGAAGGCGAGACCCACCAGGAATGAGCCTGTGAGGGGAGGGGCAGCCCCCGGAGACCCCCCACCTCCTGTCCATCCTGCTCCTCAAGCCCGTTCCCAGCAAATAAATGCTCCCATGGGGCTGGACCAGGCTCTGCTCTGGGGGAAGGAGGTCTGGGATGCCCCCTTGGGGCCTGGGATCTGGGCCGGGGCCACAGGATGCTGA
- the PAXX gene encoding protein PAXX isoform X8 yields the protein MVPPPLVPPLCTLSAGPGPSRFVCYCEGEGGGDAAGFNLQVTDAAELWSTCFTPAGLAALKARFGLSAAEDITHRFRAACEQEAVTLTLQEDRVTLTLSGGPSALTFDLSKVPGPEAAPRLQALTLCLADSVCRLEQRLADPDPQRGHPGPGVRRRCPGESLINPGFKSKKPAGGVDFEDS from the exons ATGGTGCCGCCGCCGCTGGTGCCGCCGCTGTGCACGCTGTCGGCCGGCCCCGGACCCTCCCGCTTCGTGTGCTACTGCGAGGGGGAGGGCGGCGGGGACGCGGCCGGCTTCAACCTGCA GGTGACCGACGCCGCGGAGCTCTGGAGCACCTGCTTCACGCCGGCCGGCCTGGCGGCCCTG AAAGCCCGTTTTGGCCTGAGTGCCGCTGAGGACATCACCCACCGGTTCAG AGCAGCCTGCGAGCAGGAAGCTGTGACCCTGACACTGCAGGAGGACAGAGTAACCCTGACCCTTTCTGGGGGGCCCTCGGCCCTGACCTTTGACCTCTCAAAGGTGCCGGGTCCAGAGGCTGCCCCCAGGTTGCAGGCACTCACGCTGTGCCTGGCAGACAGTGTGTGCAGGCTGGAGCAGCGGCTGGCAG ACCCAGATCCCCAGAGAGGCCACCCCGGGCCTGGCGTCAGGAGACGGTGTCCCGGGGAGTCGCTCATCAACCCCGGCTTCAAGAG TAAGAAGCCTGCTGGTGGCGTGGACTTCGAGGACTCCTGA
- the PAXX gene encoding protein PAXX isoform X1 translates to MVPPPLVPPLCTLSAGPGPSRFVCYCEGEGGGDAAGFNLQVTDAAELWSTCFTPAGLAALKARFGLSAAEDITHRFRAACEQEAVTLTLQEDRVTLTLSGGPSALTFDLSKVPGPEAAPRLQALTLCLADSVCRLEQRLAALEETTASPRKAPRPAGPQFFLPDPDPQRGHPGPGVRRRCPGESLINPGFKRSLLVAWTSRTPEAEQKARPTRNEPVRGGAAPGDPPPPVHPAPQARSQQINAPMGLDQALLWGKEVWDAPLGPGIWAGATGC, encoded by the exons ATGGTGCCGCCGCCGCTGGTGCCGCCGCTGTGCACGCTGTCGGCCGGCCCCGGACCCTCCCGCTTCGTGTGCTACTGCGAGGGGGAGGGCGGCGGGGACGCGGCCGGCTTCAACCTGCA GGTGACCGACGCCGCGGAGCTCTGGAGCACCTGCTTCACGCCGGCCGGCCTGGCGGCCCTG AAAGCCCGTTTTGGCCTGAGTGCCGCTGAGGACATCACCCACCGGTTCAG AGCAGCCTGCGAGCAGGAAGCTGTGACCCTGACACTGCAGGAGGACAGAGTAACCCTGACCCTTTCTGGGGGGCCCTCGGCCCTGACCTTTGACCTCTCAAAGGTGCCGGGTCCAGAGGCTGCCCCCAGGTTGCAGGCACTCACGCTGTGCCTGGCAGACAGTGTGTGCAGGCTGGAGCAGCGGCTGGCAG CCCTGGAGGAGACAACCGCCAGCCCTAGGAAAGCCCCCCGGCCAGCAGGGCCCCAGTTCTTTTTGCCAG ACCCAGATCCCCAGAGAGGCCACCCCGGGCCTGGCGTCAGGAGACGGTGTCCCGGGGAGTCGCTCATCAACCCCGGCTTCAAGAG AAGCCTGCTGGTGGCGTGGACTTCGAGGACTCCTGAGGCAGAGCAGAAGGCGAGACCCACCAGGAATGAGCCTGTGAGGGGAGGGGCAGCCCCCGGAGACCCCCCACCTCCTGTCCATCCTGCTCCTCAAGCCCGTTCCCAGCAAATAAATGCTCCCATGGGGCTGGACCAGGCTCTGCTCTGGGGGAAGGAGGTCTGGGATGCCCCCTTGGGGCCTGGGATCTGGGCCGGGGCCACAGGATGCTGA